CGCCCCGGTGCTGACCGACCCGGCAGTGCCGATCACCATGAACGGCCGTTCGCCACTCCGGCGATCGGCGGCGATCTGTTCCCGCAGGGCGCGCGTGTCGATGCGCAAATCGTCGTCGGTGGGGATCCGACGCACCGCATCGGTGCCCAGACCAAACAGGTCGGCCGCCTTGTCAATCCATGTGTGAGTCTCGGCCGATGCGTAGACACGCAGCCGCGCATGATCCGCCGCCCCCATCCCCTGGCGGCGCAAATCCGCGCCGCCCGCGGCGGCGCGCGCGGCGAGGAAGCCGACGAAGTTCGCCATGTTCCCGCCGCTGACCAGAATGCCGCCGCCATCGCGCGGGTAGCCGATCAATTCGGCAATCCAGCGCAATGTCTGCAGTTCGATCTCGGTGCTCATCGGCGAGAGCGGCCAGCCGCCGAGATTGGGGTTGACCGCTGAGGCCAGAAGCTCGCCGAGCACGCCGATCGGCGCCGCCGGCGCGGTGATGTATCCCCAGAAGCGCGGGTGGCCATTGTAGAGCGAATGCTCAATCAATAAATCGGCGGCGCGTGTCATCAGCGCGCGCGCATCGACGCCGTCCTCCGGCAGCGCGCGCTCGGCATCGAGGAGCGCGCGGATCTGCGAGGGCCTCTCCCCTGTGGTCACCGGACGGCCCGGCAGAGTGTCGAACAGATCGGCGATCCTGTCGACCAGATCGTGCCCGAGGGCGCGAAACTGGTCGCCGGAGAGATTGATGGGCACATTACGATTCTCACGCAACCGGCGGTCGTTCACGGGCTCTCCCTTCAACGAAGTCCTTCGAAGATGTCATGCTCGCGCTTGCGCCCGCCGTTGACCAGACTGAAGACGCGGTAATAGGGCTGCCGTCCCCAGAGGATACGATGGGCCTCGGGCGGCAACTCGCCCAATTTCTTGTAGATCGATAGCTGTGTCTTGTGGCATTGGACCGCTTTCCAGACTGTCTCCCAGTACTTCTCCGTGTCGAACACGGCGGTGATCGCCCAGTCGGGCCACGGGTTGGCGGCGCGCTCGACGCCATCGACCAGGACTTTGAGTTCGCGGAAGGCGTTGTAGTACGTCCGCATCATCTCGGCGTTCCACTCCATGTAGTACAGCTTCGAGACACAGTGCGCCGGGTGGCGGTCGGGATGGTAGGCGGCATCGGCCGCGCGCATGACCGCGGCGGTGGCCAACTGGCAGATGGCGACATGGTCGGGGTGGCCATAGGCCCCCTCGGGGCCAAAAGTGATCACCACCTGCGGACGAATCCGTCGCAGGTGCCCGACAATCCGCATTACCGCCTCGTGCGGATCGGCCTTGTCGAGGTCGCCGTCGATGTAATCGAGGAAATTGACCTCGCGCACACCCAGGAGATGGGCGGCGGCGCGCAGTTCCTGTTCGCGGGTTTTGCCCACGGTCTCCAGGCCCGGATGCGGCAGGTCGCCGAACCGGCCCCGTTCGCCGCGGGTGGCGGTGACGACATAGGTTTCGATCCCTTCGTCAGCGCAGCGCGCCAGCGTGCCGCCGGTCCCCAGCGATTCGTCATCGGGGTGCGCCAGAACACACATTAATTTCAGTCGTCGGGACACGTCATCTCCTCCCCATCCCAAGGTGAGGCCCGTCGGAACGCGCGGCAAGTAAAAGGACGATTTCGCTCCGGTCAATTTGCGCGGCGGGGCAATGGCGATTATAATACGGGCCGATTGATGCGGGAGACCTGATGCCCACCAAACGCACCGGTGATGCCACAATCAGCGACGCCGCGGTCCGTGCCAAGACCGGCAAATCCTGGGCGCAGTGGTTTGCGATGCTGGATCGCTGGGGGGCGCGGGAACGGACGCACAAGGAGATCGCCGCGCATCTGCACCGCGATCTGGATGTCACGCCCTGGTGGTCGCAGATGATCACCGTCGAGTACGAGCGGCGCCAGCGCGGCCGCAAGATCGGGGAACGTCCCGCCGCCGCCGGCTTCAGTCTCGATGTCCAGCGCACGGTGAAATCGTCGCCGCAGACGGCCTTCGATTCATTCCTGTCGGCCGAGCATCTGGTCAAGTGGTTTACCAAGAAGGCCAGGGCCGATCTGCGGGTCGGCGGCGCCTACAGCAATTCCGACGGCGACACCGGCGAATTCCTCACGCTGGAGCCGCCCCGTCGCGCCCGGTTCACCTGGGACAACAAACGCCACTGCCCCGGCACGATCGTTGAGTTCACGGTGCGTCCTTCCGGCAACGGCAAGGTCGCGGTGCGCGTGACGCACTCGCGATTGAAGACCGCGCGCGACCGTGAGAAGATGAAACAGGGATGGAACTGGGCGATGGACTCGTTTAAGTCCTACCTCGAAACCGGCCGGCCCATCCCCCATGAAGTCTGGCTCAGACAGAACGCCTGATCAGACCGCCGGCACCGGCTGCCCGTAGGCGGCCCAGTCTTCCAGCGCCGGCCCGTAGATCCCCGGCACGCGCAATCCCGCCTGACGCATCAGCACGGTCATCTGGCCGCGATGGTGCGACTGATGCATGAGCAATGCGCGCAACGTCAGGCCGCGTTTCCAGGTCTCGCCGTACATGTTGTCTTCCTTCTCGAGGTCGGCGTCCTTCCATTTGGCGTTGACTTCGCCGGCCAGCGCGGCCGCCACCGACTCATACCCCTGTCTGATTTCGGCCAGCGACCCGGGCACCGGCCCATTCGGGTCGACTTCGGAGAGCGAAAGGCCGGCCTGACACATCATCTCCGGAATCGACTGTGCCAGATGCCAGGCGATGCGCCCCAGCGTACGGTGCCCCGGGACCACCGTCTGCGCAAGCGAGGCCTCGGTGAGCGCCCCCATCACCTTGGCGGTGATGTCAACCTCGTATTGCCAATCGCGAACAAAATCCTCAATGCGCCGGTACATGTTTTGTATCCTCCTCTAACAGGATGAAACTGACCCGATGAATCGCGAGTCAATCACTTTGCCGGCCACTGTCCAGCCGCCGCCATCCCGATACACATCACGGCCGTTTCCGCCTTACCGGTTTGTCCCCGGACGCGCCCCGCATCCACGGCGTCATCCGGATGGGCACTTGTACGGCGCCCCCGAGATCGAAGTTGCCACGTTCGACTCCGCGCACTGGATCTTCTCCGAGACCTACCTTTACGGCGTCGATCTCTACAATCACGCCTACTGGTGGGAATGCCATGAGCAGTGGGAGGCGTTGTGGAAGGCCAGCGCTGATCCTCAGGTGGCGCGCTTCCTGCAGGGGCTGGTCCAGATCGCGGCGGCGAATCTGCGTCGCTTCATGGGTTCGCATGACAGCGGCGCCAAGCTGGCAGCCAAGGCCTGCGAGAATCTCGCCATCGATGAGGACTACTTCCTCGGCATCGATGTGGCGTCGTTTCGGCAGCAGGTCGAGGAGTATTTCGCCGGAAAGCGGGCAGATTTCCCATTGATCGAGCTGCAATTCCCCGCCTGTGATATCCGTTGAACTTTGCGGCTCAATTGGTTTCCTGCGCTTTATTAAATGGATAGTTTAAGTGGAGTTTTCCGCGATTTCTCTATTGCGCACCGATTTGCTCCTTTTTACTTCCGGCATCGGAACAGCCGTCGGTTGTGGCTGTTGCAAGAAATAACTCCACCCGCGGCATGACGCGGGGTCGGCTCTTAAACTCTCAACGGGAGGTTGTGACAGTGCTGAAGCGCACAGTCGTTGTCGCGGTGGCGGCGGTGGTTCTGGTCGGTCTCGCGCCGTTTGCCGCATTTGCCGATCAGCCCAAGGGCCCGGTGCAGAATACCATGGCCGTCTGCGGCTGTGGCATGGTCTTCACCCCGACCGCGGAAACCAAGTACATCGAGTTCGGCGGCAAGTCCTACGCCTGCTGCACCGAAGGATGCCACAAGATGGCCTCGGGCAACCCGGAGATGGCCGCCAAGATGTCGGAAGAGGCGGTGGCCCGGATGCAGATGAAGTCGGCGGTCAAGCTCGCGGTCGCCAATGTCGTCGCGGTCAACGAGACCGGCACACAGGCCCTTTGCGGCTGCGGCAAGGAATTCACCCTTGCCTCCGACACCCCCTACCTCAAAGCCGGCGACAACAACTACGCCTGCTGCAGCAAGGCCTGCCATGACATGGTCGCCAAGGACCCGGTCAAGGCCGAGGCGATGTTCAAGGAGCAGTTGCACAAGAAGATGTCAATGAAGTAGCGCCGGCCCCGCAGCCCGGGGGCCGTTTCTTCGTTCCTCCGCCAGCCCCGTTCCCGCCAGGGAGCGGGGTTGATTTTTGGGCGCAGGCGAAGATCGCCCCGACCGAAGCCTCTTGCGTAATCCCTCTCTCCACGCGCAAAACCTGCCCTGTGCGAGCCCTGACCAAGGTCAGGGCCACCCGTGATGAGCGCGTTGGTGCTTGCCCGACGCCGACGCTATTGTGGAGGGCGAGGCTCCTGCCGAGCCTGCTTTAGTTGCGCGGCCAAGGCGTGATGGCGCGTTATGCGGGAACCAG
This genomic stretch from bacterium harbors:
- a CDS encoding aminotransferase class V-fold PLP-dependent enzyme, with amino-acid sequence MNDRRLRENRNVPINLSGDQFRALGHDLVDRIADLFDTLPGRPVTTGERPSQIRALLDAERALPEDGVDARALMTRAADLLIEHSLYNGHPRFWGYITAPAAPIGVLGELLASAVNPNLGGWPLSPMSTEIELQTLRWIAELIGYPRDGGGILVSGGNMANFVGFLAARAAAGGADLRRQGMGAADHARLRVYASAETHTWIDKAADLFGLGTDAVRRIPTDDDLRIDTRALREQIAADRRSGERPFMVIGTAGSVSTGAVDPLPELAQICREQGLWFHVDGAYGGFAVAAPEA
- a CDS encoding PIG-L family deacetylase, which translates into the protein MSRRLKLMCVLAHPDDESLGTGGTLARCADEGIETYVVTATRGERGRFGDLPHPGLETVGKTREQELRAAAHLLGVREVNFLDYIDGDLDKADPHEAVMRIVGHLRRIRPQVVITFGPEGAYGHPDHVAICQLATAAVMRAADAAYHPDRHPAHCVSKLYYMEWNAEMMRTYYNAFRELKVLVDGVERAANPWPDWAITAVFDTEKYWETVWKAVQCHKTQLSIYKKLGELPPEAHRILWGRQPYYRVFSLVNGGRKREHDIFEGLR
- a CDS encoding SRPBCC family protein, which produces MPTKRTGDATISDAAVRAKTGKSWAQWFAMLDRWGARERTHKEIAAHLHRDLDVTPWWSQMITVEYERRQRGRKIGERPAAAGFSLDVQRTVKSSPQTAFDSFLSAEHLVKWFTKKARADLRVGGAYSNSDGDTGEFLTLEPPRRARFTWDNKRHCPGTIVEFTVRPSGNGKVAVRVTHSRLKTARDREKMKQGWNWAMDSFKSYLETGRPIPHEVWLRQNA
- a CDS encoding DinB family protein produces the protein MYRRIEDFVRDWQYEVDITAKVMGALTEASLAQTVVPGHRTLGRIAWHLAQSIPEMMCQAGLSLSEVDPNGPVPGSLAEIRQGYESVAAALAGEVNAKWKDADLEKEDNMYGETWKRGLTLRALLMHQSHHRGQMTVLMRQAGLRVPGIYGPALEDWAAYGQPVPAV
- a CDS encoding DUF309 domain-containing protein, producing MNRESITLPATVQPPPSRYTSRPFPPYRFVPGRAPHPRRHPDGHLYGAPEIEVATFDSAHWIFSETYLYGVDLYNHAYWWECHEQWEALWKASADPQVARFLQGLVQIAAANLRRFMGSHDSGAKLAAKACENLAIDEDYFLGIDVASFRQQVEEYFAGKRADFPLIELQFPACDIR